TCTTCCGATGAGTATATGCAGCAACTGCATGGTGAAATAATCTGGAGCCCCTCACATCTGCTAATTGGCAACGTCACCACTTGGCAACAACCAGAGTGGACTGTAACTGATGATGGTGCCATAGATCTTGACGGAAACGTGTTCACAACTGACGATCAGTATTTCGTGAAGCGAACTGGCTTTTGGCACGATGAAGGTAATGTAACAAGTGAGAGGATGTGGGTAGGAGTTAATTTCGATCCTACACCAGGAGAATCAGGTGACGAATTCCATTCTAGTAGCTGGACAGGTGTAGCTACAATGATGGTGGAGTTTAGCGCGAACGAGAGTTTCTACTGGTATCATGCCTCCAACTTTAGTTCAATCAATGAAGCGGAGATGGAAGAAGTTCAGGATACAATGTATGCTGACTTCGAGGAGGAAATCGCTGTTCCTGGCTATGAGTGGGTCGCGTGGCTGTCCAAGAATCGCACTATTGATCTATCCGAGATAACAGGATTGGATAGCAATTCATGGCAAAGTACATGGTTTGCTTGGGGTACGCAACAGGCATTTCAAGTTGCTACTAATGCAACAAGCAAAACATGGGCAGCTTTCAGAGCCGAATACGCAGGACTGCTTGTGTTCAATGACACTAATTCAAACAACGCACCTGACTTCTCTATTGAAGAGGGACAAGTTGTCACTGATGAAGTGACCCATTTGGTCCTGATTGATAGTGTCAACGATACCGAGCTACGAAGGCCTTTTGGTGCCACAAATGATACCGGCGACGTATCTGTTTCTCCAGATACCGAGGTCACATTTGGTGTATCAATTTACGATGTGGAAGTGAGCATGTATCCACTGCAGGTTGAGAACTCGAATGGTTTGAGAGGACCTTGGGCTTTCAGAGAATCTTACGAGGGCGCTGTCGGTCTGAACTCGACCGATTTCGACTACTGGATCACCCATGCCACGGTGGACGAAATGGCTTTCGATATCACCTTCAATGTAGACATGGTGCAGTATGATCCAGAAGACGAGACTACGTGGAACCATGCAGTATCGTTCAAGGTCGATCAGAAGTTCGGCAACTGGAGTCTTGACGAATTCAGCAATGATGTACTGGAAGGACGCTCTCTTGCTGTCAACTTCTTTGGCATCCTTGCTACAGCGACTCGGACACAGTACCAGGCCGGCAACAAGCCAATTACCGATACCAACCAGGGAAGCGTAACAGCGAACTACTACGAATACGGTGCTGAGGATAGTCCCTTCGCCAATGTTTCAATGGGTGGATTGCCGTACACATGGGGCGGCGATGGTCACTCTACCAACTATACCTCTGGTTCTTCAACTGCTCCAATAGGTGCATTCAGTCTGATGTACGAATCCAGCTCAGGAACAAGCGTTACGCAGTGGAATGTCGAGGCTTCAATGCTCTTCATGACTGCTGGGTATGCCAACTGGGGCGGACATGAAATCATATGCGATCCAGTGTTCGTTTCTTACAGCAGTGCACAACAGACTGGTGGAGGACCTTCCACTACAACGACTACAACCACACCACCCGGCACAACGACAACTCCGGGTACTGGAGGAGATGGAACACTCTATCTTCTGGTTGGTGGAGTCGTAGCAATATTCGTCATAATGCTAGTGCTCTACAGAAGAAGATGAACTTAGGAGGGGCTTCATGCCCCTTCTTTTCTTTTTTCAACTAGTCTGAATTTCTGACTTGCGACAGCTTCGTTGGTCCTAGTCAGTCCTTTTCTTTCACTTCAAGTATCCCCAGAAGTTTGAGAACACCGTCAGGTAATTTGTTTTTTACAGCAGTTCTCTCGCTTAGGAAGCTGTTGTCGGGCGGCATCACAAGTTCCCAACCTGTATCTGAATATTGATACGTTGTGCATGAACAATATCCCATCATTACCCACTCCTCAATGCGGGGTTCACCACCGCGAACCAGAGACAGAAGTAGAGCGCTGAGAATAGGAGGAACCACAACTGCAATACTGTCGCTACTATGTTTGGCCGCTATTCCATTTACACAGTCGGATATCCTGATGCGGCTTTCTTCTAATGATTTCCCCTCTTCAGGTGTGTATCCTTCATCCCAGTAAGCCTCAAGCATATCTGCTATATCGCTTACAGGCTGCTCTTTTATCTGGAAACCGAAACCATCGAGACAGTCCTTTACTTCAACAGGTGCTTCAAAACTGCGTCTAAGAGCACCAGCCGTTTCAAGGCACGCTTTATTTGACGAGGAGTAGATTCTCGTGATGCCGCTCATTACCCTTGATCTGGAGAGCTCAAATACTTGGTCTTCACCAAGAGAGGAGAGACCTTCATCATCAGCCTCGGGGTCTCCATGTACAATAACATATACTATTGTTTTTGGAGTTAATGAGGCCTCGCTTCCTGTTTCCTCTACAATATCAAACAATCTAATCCGCGCTCAAGAGGATAGGATGTTCTACTCCTATAAGTATCTGTTCTGTAATGATGCTGATAGGAATCTTGATGAAGAATCGTTTTCTCCTTCTCTTTTTTTACTCCATCCTAGTGGCATGCAGGAGGAGAGCCATAAGCCCCAGTTCCATGATAGAGAAACTCCTCTGAATGTATTTTACAGTTGCTCCATTTGTATAGCACTCTCTGCCTGCATTACTGTGTATCTGTACTTTTGTGAATCAACCTCAAGCGTTTTCATATCGTCAACATTGATGATGAAAATACTATGTATCTCAGATGTTGCCAGTTCTTCATACAATATGGGCGGAGAGGAATACTGTGAATCGCACAGTTTCTTTAGATGCTTCAAATCTGCTTCATCCCACTGGCCCACGGGTTGAAGCATGGGATTGGGAATCTGCAGAATAGAGCAAATAATAATAGGATTCAATTCAATTTTGAGGTGTTATGACCCAAGAGAAACAAAAGAGATCCAATGTTGGAGAGAGCGAGACACCTCGAGTGGTTGATTATGAAGAGCTCAGAAGATTGCGAGAGAG
This DNA window, taken from Candidatus Thorarchaeota archaeon, encodes the following:
- a CDS encoding histidine phosphatase family protein is translated as MFDIVEETGSEASLTPKTIVYVIVHGDPEADDEGLSSLGEDQVFELSRSRVMSGITRIYSSSNKACLETAGALRRSFEAPVEVKDCLDGFGFQIKEQPVSDIADMLEAYWDEGYTPEEGKSLEESRIRISDCVNGIAAKHSSDSIAVVVPPILSALLLSLVRGGEPRIEEWVMMGYCSCTTYQYSDTGWELVMPPDNSFLSERTAVKNKLPDGVLKLLGILEVKEKD